The proteins below come from a single Gordonia pseudamarae genomic window:
- the menD gene encoding 2-succinyl-5-enolpyruvyl-6-hydroxy-3-cyclohexene-1-carboxylic-acid synthase: MHEAHTEHPSTLQARVIVDELVRGGVREAVLCPGSRNAPLAFALHAADATGRLRLHVRIDERSAGFLALGLAAASRHPVPIIMTSGTAVANMSPAVFEANYARIPLVVVSANRPYELLGSGANQTVEQFGIFGTQVRAAISLGLAEQDLDTNSQWRSAVGRVLAAARGARTGNAGPVQFDIPLREPLVPARPGGADQDPWELGRFAGRPDGLPWTQAPTGRLDVPLPIDLSLDTVVVAGHGAGIHPELAAVPTVAEPTVSTPPGGGPGSTPLHPLALDLISPRQAIICGRPTLHRGVSRLLADPDVRVYALTTGPRWPDVSGNVYATGTRAEVTGAPGETWLKHCATVQHRVVTAVDAELDVAGTTTGLHVARAVSAALRPGDQLVVGASNPIRDIALAGRVNPEVRVLSNRGVAGIDGTNSTAIGAALDLQSRDPDARTVALMGDLTFIHDATGLVIGPGEPRPANLRIVVANDDGGGIFGLLEQGDPRFNTGPYAGAYERVFGTPHRTDLAALCAGFHIEHRRVDVGELVAHLQTDVPGGLEVVEVSTDRSRLRDLHAAIATRCRGAR, translated from the coding sequence ATGCACGAGGCGCACACCGAACACCCATCGACCCTGCAGGCCCGGGTGATCGTCGACGAACTGGTCCGCGGCGGGGTGCGCGAGGCGGTGCTGTGCCCGGGCTCGCGGAACGCGCCGCTGGCGTTCGCGCTGCACGCGGCCGACGCGACCGGACGGCTGCGGCTGCACGTGCGGATCGATGAGCGCTCGGCAGGGTTCCTGGCACTCGGTCTGGCTGCGGCGTCGCGGCATCCGGTGCCGATCATCATGACCAGCGGCACCGCCGTCGCCAACATGTCACCGGCGGTGTTCGAGGCCAACTATGCCCGGATCCCACTGGTGGTGGTGTCGGCGAACCGGCCGTACGAACTGCTCGGGTCCGGCGCCAACCAGACCGTCGAACAGTTCGGCATCTTCGGCACCCAGGTGCGGGCGGCGATCAGCCTCGGCCTGGCCGAACAGGACCTCGACACCAATTCGCAGTGGCGTTCGGCGGTCGGCCGGGTACTCGCGGCCGCGCGCGGCGCGCGCACCGGCAACGCCGGACCCGTCCAGTTCGACATCCCGCTGCGCGAACCGCTTGTGCCGGCCCGCCCGGGCGGTGCCGACCAGGACCCGTGGGAACTGGGCAGGTTCGCCGGACGCCCGGACGGGCTGCCGTGGACGCAGGCACCCACCGGCAGACTCGATGTGCCGCTGCCCATCGACCTGTCACTGGACACCGTCGTCGTCGCCGGGCACGGCGCGGGCATCCACCCCGAACTCGCCGCGGTGCCCACCGTCGCCGAGCCCACCGTCAGCACACCCCCCGGTGGGGGCCCGGGCTCCACACCGTTGCATCCGCTCGCCCTCGACCTGATCTCGCCACGGCAGGCCATCATCTGTGGGCGGCCCACCCTGCACCGGGGAGTGTCTCGACTGCTCGCCGACCCCGATGTGCGTGTGTACGCGCTCACCACCGGCCCTCGCTGGCCCGACGTGTCCGGCAATGTGTACGCCACCGGCACTCGTGCCGAGGTCACCGGCGCCCCCGGCGAGACCTGGCTCAAACACTGCGCCACCGTCCAGCACCGGGTGGTGACCGCCGTCGACGCCGAACTCGACGTGGCCGGCACCACCACCGGACTGCACGTGGCGCGGGCGGTGTCGGCGGCGCTGCGGCCCGGCGACCAGCTGGTGGTGGGCGCCAGCAATCCGATCCGCGACATCGCGCTCGCCGGTCGGGTCAATCCGGAGGTGCGGGTGCTGTCCAATCGGGGTGTCGCCGGTATCGACGGCACCAACTCCACCGCCATCGGTGCCGCCCTGGACCTGCAATCGCGCGACCCCGATGCCCGCACCGTCGCCCTCATGGGTGACCTGACGTTCATCCACGACGCCACCGGACTGGTCATCGGCCCCGGCGAGCCACGGCCGGCCAATCTGCGGATCGTCGTGGCCAACGACGACGGCGGCGGCATCTTCGGCCTCCTTGAACAGGGTGACCCCAGATTCAACACCGGCCCGTACGCCGGCGCCTACGAGCGGGTGTTCGGCACCCCGCACCGCACCGACCTGGCCGCCCTGTGCGCCGGATTCCACATCGAGCACCGCCGCGTGGACGTCGGCGAGCTCGTCGCCCACCTGCAGACCGACGTGCCAGGTGGCCTTGAGGTGGTGGAGGTCAGCACCGATAGGTCACGGCTGCGCGATCTGCACGCCGCGATCGCGACCCGTTGTCGGGGCGCCCGATGA
- a CDS encoding saccharopine dehydrogenase family protein codes for MSEDATVASGGSDAREFDVVVFGASGFVGELTTRYLADHAPAGTRIALAGRSETKLVAVRERIGGAAAGWPVIIADADSPASLDAMVARTRVVCTTVGPYLKYGEALVVAAATAGTDYVDLTGEVPFVRFSIDKAHDIAAASGARIVHSCGFDSVPSDLTVWALYRTIADDGAGELTDTTLVLQSVRGGVSGGTIDSVRVIAEQAKDPQVRRLMLNPQALSSGPGSPPRAGMRSEPSDLNIVSARKVDPSLSGTLAPFFMASHNTRIVRRSNTLLDNAYGENFHYGETMNVGDIPVVSAVTAGLVGVGTGAFLGAMSLRPTRILLDRILPAPGDGPNKKTRDRGHFTVETFTTSTTGRRYRSRFRAHGDPGYKATAVMLGESALTLALDRDSLPERHGVLTPAVAMGDALIARLRRAGCTIDAVAL; via the coding sequence ATGAGTGAAGACGCAACCGTGGCGTCCGGCGGCTCCGACGCACGTGAGTTCGATGTGGTGGTGTTCGGCGCGTCGGGTTTTGTCGGCGAGTTGACCACCCGTTATCTGGCAGACCATGCGCCCGCCGGGACACGGATCGCGCTGGCGGGTCGATCGGAGACCAAGCTCGTCGCCGTCCGCGAGCGGATCGGCGGTGCCGCGGCGGGCTGGCCGGTGATCATCGCGGACGCCGATTCGCCGGCGTCGCTGGATGCGATGGTGGCCCGCACCCGCGTGGTGTGCACCACCGTCGGCCCCTACCTCAAATACGGGGAGGCGCTGGTGGTCGCCGCGGCCACTGCCGGTACCGACTATGTCGATCTGACCGGCGAGGTGCCGTTCGTCCGGTTCTCCATCGACAAGGCCCACGACATCGCCGCGGCCTCGGGCGCCCGCATCGTGCATTCGTGCGGTTTCGATTCGGTCCCGTCGGACCTGACGGTGTGGGCGCTGTACCGCACGATCGCCGACGACGGCGCCGGGGAGCTCACCGACACGACCCTCGTGTTGCAGTCGGTCCGCGGCGGGGTGTCCGGCGGCACGATCGACTCGGTGCGGGTGATCGCCGAACAGGCCAAGGACCCGCAGGTGCGCAGGCTGATGCTCAATCCGCAGGCGCTCTCGTCGGGCCCGGGCAGCCCGCCCCGCGCCGGCATGCGTTCGGAGCCCAGCGATCTCAACATCGTCTCGGCGCGCAAGGTCGATCCGTCACTGTCGGGCACGTTGGCCCCGTTCTTCATGGCCTCACACAACACCCGCATCGTCCGGCGCTCGAACACCCTGCTGGACAACGCCTACGGCGAGAACTTCCACTACGGGGAAACGATGAACGTCGGCGACATCCCGGTGGTGTCGGCGGTGACCGCCGGGCTGGTGGGTGTGGGCACCGGCGCTTTCCTGGGGGCGATGAGTCTACGACCCACCCGCATACTGCTCGACCGCATCCTGCCCGCCCCCGGCGACGGACCGAACAAGAAGACCAGGGACAGAGGGCACTTCACCGTCGAGACATTCACCACCAGCACCACGGGGCGACGTTACCGGTCCCGTTTCCGCGCGCACGGCGATCCTGGTTACAAGGCGACGGCGGTGATGCTCGGCGAAAGCGCCCTGACACTGGCCCTCGACCGGGACTCGCTGCCCGAGCGCCACGGTGTGCTCACGCCCGCGGTGGCGATGGGCGATGCGCTCATCGCACGCCTTCGCCGCGCGGGCTGCACCATCGACGCCGTCGCGCTGTAG
- a CDS encoding PaaI family thioesterase, with translation MSDAQDMVTGVNAGSAAEENTHRGGFRPIDPAVGDRGGPRYGEFIEQVRLFMDNVRLGCPTPELGDELIDILKDVNAKLADVQIDEWHTPSGTRIDLPARGNITLPPFVVDHVDHDNGAVEATVTFTNYHLGGNRAAHGGQIAIAFDDIGGYASAVATAGICRTGYLRVDYRSVTPLNTPLTVRAWADRIDGRKAFIKGTMHDGERLCAELDGLFIRLNPGQP, from the coding sequence ATGAGTGACGCGCAAGACATGGTGACCGGTGTGAACGCCGGGTCCGCAGCCGAGGAGAACACACACCGGGGCGGCTTCCGGCCGATCGACCCGGCCGTCGGAGACCGGGGCGGCCCCCGCTACGGCGAGTTCATCGAGCAGGTGCGGCTGTTCATGGACAACGTGCGCCTGGGGTGCCCGACACCGGAGCTCGGCGACGAACTCATCGACATCCTCAAAGACGTCAACGCCAAACTCGCCGACGTGCAGATCGACGAGTGGCACACCCCGTCCGGCACCCGTATCGACCTGCCCGCCCGCGGCAACATCACCCTGCCGCCGTTCGTCGTCGACCACGTCGATCACGACAACGGCGCGGTCGAGGCGACCGTGACGTTCACCAACTATCACCTCGGCGGCAACAGGGCCGCCCACGGCGGGCAGATCGCCATCGCCTTCGACGACATCGGCGGCTACGCCTCGGCGGTGGCCACCGCCGGGATCTGTCGCACCGGCTACCTGCGGGTCGACTACCGCTCGGTCACCCCGCTCAACACACCCCTCACGGTGCGTGCGTGGGCCGACCGCATCGACGGGCGCAAGGCGTTCATCAAGGGCACCATGCACGACGGCGAGCGCCTGTGCGCAGAGCTCGACGGCCTGTTCATCCGGCTCAACCCCGGCCAGCCGTAA
- a CDS encoding 1,4-dihydroxy-2-naphthoyl-CoA synthase: protein MSTSPAAGPFDPTQWATVPGFDDLTDITYHRHSGEGRANGIVRIAFDRPEVRNAFRPHTVDELYRALDHARRSPDVGTVLLTGNGPSPKDGGWAFCSGGDQRIRGRSGYQYATSHDTNVAAAGIEGVDEARVKAEGGRLHILEVQRLIRTMPKVVIAVVNGWAAGGGHSLHAVADLTLASREHARFKQTDADVGSFDAGYGSAYLAKQVGQKFAREIFFLGEAYDAETMHRMGAVNRVVDHAELENTAIEWARTINGKSPTAQRMLKFAFNLTDDGLMGQQVFAGEATRLAYMTDEAVEGRDAFLEKRSPDWDAFPYYY from the coding sequence ATGAGCACCTCACCGGCAGCGGGACCCTTCGATCCGACCCAGTGGGCGACGGTCCCCGGATTCGACGATCTGACCGACATCACCTACCACCGGCACTCCGGCGAGGGCCGGGCCAACGGCATCGTGCGCATCGCCTTCGACCGGCCGGAGGTACGCAACGCGTTCCGGCCGCACACCGTCGACGAGTTGTACCGCGCCCTCGATCACGCGCGCCGCTCCCCCGATGTGGGCACGGTGTTGCTCACCGGCAACGGGCCCAGTCCCAAGGACGGCGGCTGGGCCTTCTGCAGCGGCGGAGACCAGCGGATCCGCGGCCGGTCCGGCTACCAGTACGCCACCAGCCACGACACGAATGTGGCGGCGGCCGGCATCGAGGGCGTCGACGAGGCACGGGTGAAGGCCGAGGGCGGGCGGCTACACATCCTGGAGGTGCAGCGACTCATTCGCACCATGCCGAAGGTGGTGATCGCGGTGGTCAACGGCTGGGCCGCGGGCGGTGGACATTCGCTGCACGCGGTGGCCGACCTGACACTCGCCTCACGTGAGCACGCCCGGTTCAAACAGACCGACGCCGACGTGGGCTCGTTCGACGCCGGCTACGGCAGCGCCTACCTCGCCAAGCAGGTCGGCCAGAAGTTCGCCCGGGAGATATTCTTCCTCGGCGAGGCCTACGATGCCGAAACGATGCACCGGATGGGCGCGGTCAACCGCGTCGTCGACCACGCCGAGTTGGAGAACACCGCGATCGAGTGGGCGCGCACCATCAACGGCAAGTCTCCGACGGCGCAGCGGATGCTCAAGTTCGCGTTCAACCTCACCGACGACGGGTTGATGGGACAGCAGGTGTTCGCCGGTGAGGCGACCCGGTTGGCGTACATGACCGACGAGGCGGTGGAGGGCCGTGACGCTTTCCTGGAGAAGCGCAGCCCCGACTGGGACGCCTTCCCGTACTACTACTGA
- a CDS encoding LLM class F420-dependent oxidoreductase, whose translation MKLGMPINYAGDFRETIDNLGDFERAGVRRVTVPEAYSFDAVSQLGYIAARTEKMELQTGILPMFSRTPTNLAMTAAGLDYISGGRAVLGIGASGPQVIEGFHGVPYNAPLGRAREHVEICRKVWRREPVDFDGRYYHLPLDAEHGGSGLGKALKIINHPVRERIPMLLAAIGPKNTELAAELFEEFQPFLFHPEYVDAAFGDALAAGKAKRSPDLPPLSIVVNAAALITDDADQIAAATEQVRHHYALYIGGMGARGKNFYNTLVVRYGFADEATLIQDLYLDGKKAEAAAAVPQDLVDSTVLIGPRSKVAERVEAFRAAGVGVLLAAPSARTHAERVEDMEILSELIG comes from the coding sequence ATGAAGCTGGGAATGCCGATCAACTATGCCGGCGATTTCCGCGAGACCATTGACAATCTCGGAGATTTCGAGCGCGCCGGAGTGCGGCGGGTGACCGTTCCGGAGGCGTACAGCTTCGACGCGGTCAGCCAACTCGGCTACATCGCCGCCCGCACCGAGAAGATGGAATTGCAGACCGGCATTCTGCCGATGTTCTCGCGCACCCCCACCAACCTGGCGATGACCGCCGCCGGACTGGACTACATCTCCGGTGGCCGCGCGGTCCTGGGCATCGGCGCCTCCGGCCCCCAGGTCATCGAGGGCTTCCACGGTGTGCCCTACAACGCCCCGCTGGGCCGGGCCCGCGAGCATGTCGAGATCTGCCGCAAGGTGTGGCGACGCGAGCCGGTCGACTTCGACGGCAGGTACTACCATCTGCCGCTGGATGCCGAGCACGGCGGATCCGGCCTGGGCAAGGCACTCAAGATCATCAATCATCCGGTGCGGGAACGCATCCCGATGCTGCTGGCGGCTATCGGTCCCAAGAACACCGAGTTGGCGGCCGAACTCTTCGAGGAGTTCCAGCCGTTCCTGTTCCACCCCGAATACGTCGACGCCGCGTTCGGTGACGCGCTGGCCGCGGGCAAGGCCAAACGCAGCCCGGACCTGCCGCCGCTGAGCATCGTGGTGAACGCGGCGGCACTGATCACCGACGACGCCGACCAGATCGCCGCGGCCACCGAACAGGTCCGGCACCACTACGCGTTGTACATCGGCGGTATGGGCGCCCGCGGCAAGAACTTCTACAACACCCTCGTCGTCCGCTACGGTTTCGCCGACGAGGCCACGCTGATCCAGGATCTGTACCTGGACGGCAAGAAGGCCGAGGCCGCGGCCGCGGTCCCGCAGGATCTGGTCGATTCGACCGTGCTGATCGGGCCCCGGTCGAAGGTTGCCGAGCGGGTCGAGGCATTCCGCGCCGCAGGCGTGGGAGTGTTGCTGGCCGCACCGTCGGCGCGCACCCACGCCGAGCGTGTCGAGGACATGGAGATCCTGAGCGAACTGATCGGCTGA
- a CDS encoding inorganic phosphate transporter codes for MSGEMLILVLLVITALGFDFTNGFHDTGNAMATSIATGALKPKMAVTLAAILNLVGAFLSVEVAATITKDVLKIQETTGEHTGELVAGLDAQKALLIIFAGLIGGILWNLFTWLFGLPSSSSHALFGGLIGSGLAAIGTSGVNWEGITNKILVPALAAPVIACLVAATGTWLIYKITASVAEKNKETGFRYGQIATASLVALSHGTGDAQKTMGVIALALIATDHLDAGTVGDGLPIWVIFTCAFAIALGTYLGGWRIIRTLGKGLVEISSPQGMAAEASSAAIILTSSTAGMALSTTHVATGSILGTGVGKKGAEVRWSVAGRMAVAWVTTLPAAAAVGALCFWVGHLIGDVSGAIVIFVILVAASGYMYWRAQQNKVDHNNVNADWDDEGNSVLPAGDDPTSRPASV; via the coding sequence ATGAGCGGAGAGATGCTTATCCTGGTGCTGCTTGTCATCACCGCACTGGGTTTCGACTTCACCAACGGATTCCACGACACCGGCAACGCCATGGCAACCTCGATCGCCACCGGTGCCCTCAAGCCAAAAATGGCGGTCACCCTGGCCGCGATCCTCAATCTCGTCGGCGCCTTCCTGTCCGTCGAGGTCGCGGCAACCATCACCAAGGACGTCCTGAAGATCCAGGAGACCACGGGCGAGCACACCGGCGAGCTGGTTGCCGGTCTCGACGCCCAGAAGGCGCTGCTGATCATCTTCGCCGGCCTCATCGGCGGCATCCTCTGGAACCTGTTCACCTGGCTGTTCGGCCTGCCGTCGAGTTCCTCGCACGCCCTGTTCGGTGGACTGATCGGATCGGGTCTGGCGGCCATCGGCACCAGCGGCGTCAACTGGGAGGGCATCACCAACAAGATCCTGGTGCCCGCACTGGCCGCACCCGTGATCGCCTGCCTCGTCGCCGCCACGGGTACCTGGCTGATCTACAAGATCACCGCGTCGGTGGCCGAGAAGAACAAGGAAACCGGCTTCCGGTACGGGCAGATCGCCACCGCCTCCCTCGTCGCACTCTCCCATGGCACCGGCGACGCCCAGAAGACCATGGGCGTCATCGCCCTCGCGCTGATCGCCACCGACCACCTCGACGCCGGAACCGTCGGCGACGGCCTGCCGATCTGGGTCATCTTCACCTGCGCGTTCGCGATCGCACTGGGCACCTACCTGGGCGGCTGGCGCATCATCCGCACGCTGGGCAAGGGCCTGGTGGAGATCAGTTCCCCGCAGGGCATGGCCGCCGAGGCGTCGTCCGCGGCGATCATCCTCACGTCGTCCACCGCGGGCATGGCGCTGTCGACCACCCACGTGGCCACCGGCTCGATCCTGGGTACCGGCGTCGGCAAGAAGGGTGCCGAGGTCCGCTGGAGCGTCGCCGGCCGGATGGCCGTCGCCTGGGTCACCACCCTGCCCGCCGCCGCCGCGGTCGGTGCCCTGTGCTTCTGGGTCGGCCACCTCATCGGCGATGTCTCCGGCGCGATCGTGATCTTCGTGATCCTCGTGGCCGCCTCGGGCTACATGTACTGGCGCGCCCAGCAGAACAAGGTCGACCACAACAACGTCAACGCCGACTGGGACGACGAGGGCAATTCGGTTCTGCCCGCCGGTGACGACCCGACCTCCCGCCCGGCCTCGGTCTAG
- a CDS encoding DUF3349 domain-containing protein produces MTDNVSPFEAAVNWIRAGYPEGIPATDFPPLLALLVRSLDERQVTDVVLRLARDHDLDVPLTEDNIGEAIAKATDEKPTGEKINQVAARLAAAGWPLARAQAHTSETNDDEVHA; encoded by the coding sequence ATGACCGACAATGTCTCGCCCTTCGAAGCCGCCGTCAACTGGATCCGCGCCGGGTACCCCGAAGGCATCCCGGCCACCGACTTTCCCCCGCTGCTCGCCCTGCTGGTGCGTTCGCTGGACGAACGGCAGGTGACCGATGTGGTGCTGCGTCTGGCCCGCGACCATGATCTCGACGTGCCGCTCACCGAGGACAACATCGGTGAGGCCATCGCCAAGGCCACGGACGAAAAGCCGACCGGAGAGAAGATCAACCAGGTGGCGGCCCGGCTGGCCGCGGCGGGCTGGCCGCTCGCCCGCGCCCAGGCACACACCTCCGAAACCAACGATGACGAGGTGCACGCCTGA
- the menE gene encoding o-succinylbenzoate--CoA ligase: protein MNRLHPLELVGAPQVLAHTEVLAALLDDDSRHAVLPVPDDAAAAARLCGALGAGEPIADEVTLVISTSGSTGTPKGAQHTAATLRASAKATEAFLGGPGNWLLTLPPHHIAGLQVLLRAIGAGYRPGVVDVRAGFDVDDFIGGADRLDGDRRYTSLVPTQLIKVLDSPTAVAAAGSFDAILVGGAATPEPLRHRAVDAGLAVVCTYGMSETAGGCVYDGTPLDGIEVLIDSSPDTPDTPENPENPGPGRILLGGPVVAHGYRNLPDHPAFAPGRPGTAHTIPGRSDSGRRWFRTDDVGVLDAGLLRVVGRADQAISTGGLTILPEVVEEVILTDRTVAECVVLGLPDPRLGEKVVAAVVASGSETVDGRAIAALVASRLDRFAAPREVIVVDTLPMRGPGKPDRAALRARLTGEKKTPETEKRPADLGGMQAGRKSPGRDFT, encoded by the coding sequence CTGAACCGGTTGCACCCGCTGGAACTGGTGGGTGCGCCACAGGTGCTGGCACATACCGAGGTGCTCGCGGCCCTGCTCGACGACGACAGCCGCCACGCGGTGCTGCCGGTGCCCGACGATGCCGCGGCCGCGGCCCGGTTGTGCGGCGCACTCGGCGCCGGTGAACCGATCGCCGACGAGGTCACCCTGGTGATCTCCACCTCCGGTTCGACCGGTACACCCAAGGGCGCGCAACACACCGCCGCCACGCTGCGTGCTTCGGCGAAGGCCACCGAGGCGTTCCTGGGCGGGCCCGGCAACTGGCTGCTGACCCTGCCACCGCACCACATCGCCGGCCTGCAGGTACTGCTGCGGGCCATCGGCGCGGGTTACCGGCCAGGAGTCGTCGACGTGCGGGCCGGTTTCGACGTCGATGACTTCATCGGCGGCGCCGACCGGCTCGACGGCGACCGGCGGTACACCTCACTGGTGCCCACCCAACTGATCAAGGTTCTGGACTCCCCGACCGCCGTCGCGGCCGCCGGATCGTTCGACGCGATCCTCGTCGGCGGCGCCGCGACGCCGGAGCCGTTGCGGCACAGAGCGGTCGACGCGGGGCTGGCCGTCGTGTGCACGTACGGGATGAGCGAGACCGCGGGTGGCTGTGTCTACGACGGCACTCCGCTCGACGGGATCGAGGTGCTGATCGACAGTTCCCCCGACACCCCCGACACCCCGGAGAATCCCGAGAACCCCGGCCCCGGCCGGATCCTGCTGGGCGGGCCGGTGGTGGCCCACGGTTACCGGAACCTGCCGGACCACCCGGCCTTCGCGCCGGGACGTCCGGGCACCGCACACACGATCCCCGGGAGATCGGACAGCGGGCGGCGCTGGTTCCGCACCGACGACGTCGGAGTCCTCGATGCCGGGCTGCTGCGGGTGGTCGGGCGCGCCGACCAGGCGATCAGCACCGGCGGACTCACCATCCTGCCCGAGGTCGTCGAGGAGGTGATCCTCACAGATCGCACCGTCGCCGAATGCGTGGTGCTGGGCCTGCCCGACCCGCGGCTGGGCGAGAAGGTGGTGGCCGCGGTCGTCGCCTCGGGCTCCGAAACGGTCGACGGCCGGGCCATCGCCGCACTGGTGGCGTCCCGGCTCGATCGTTTCGCGGCGCCACGAGAAGTGATCGTCGTCGATACCCTGCCGATGCGTGGTCCGGGAAAACCCGACCGGGCCGCGCTGCGCGCACGCCTGACCGGGGAGAAAAAGACCCCGGAAACGGAGAAGCGCCCTGCCGACTTGGGGGGGATGCAGGCAGGGCGCAAGTCTCCGGGAAGAGACTTCACATAG
- a CDS encoding 1,4-dihydroxy-2-naphthoate polyprenyltransferase: protein MATAQQWIQGARPHTLPNAISPVVAGFGAAAHAVPGTGDLSWWRAALALAVALALIIGVNYANDYSDGIRGTDDDRVGPMRLVGSGAAAPAAVRRAAFLCFGIAAVCGLVLAVSTAWWLVAVGVVCIAGAWFYTGGSSPYGYLGFGEIAVFVFFGLVAVLGTQFVTADTVDWVGLLCAVAVGCFSSAVLVVNNLRDIPSDTESGKITLAVRLGDARTRVLFGALLAVPLIVSVVLIPATWWALIGLLAAPLAWVAAGPVRTGAIGPALIVSLATTGRAMLLWSVATACALAVG from the coding sequence GTGGCTACCGCACAGCAGTGGATCCAGGGCGCGCGCCCACACACCCTCCCCAACGCGATCTCTCCGGTCGTGGCGGGCTTCGGCGCCGCCGCCCACGCGGTACCCGGCACCGGCGACCTGTCGTGGTGGCGGGCGGCACTCGCACTCGCGGTGGCGCTGGCGCTGATCATCGGTGTCAACTACGCCAACGACTACTCCGACGGCATCCGCGGCACCGACGACGACCGGGTCGGCCCGATGCGTCTGGTCGGGTCCGGCGCGGCCGCCCCTGCGGCGGTCAGGCGGGCCGCGTTCCTATGCTTCGGCATCGCCGCTGTGTGCGGGCTGGTGCTGGCCGTCAGTACCGCGTGGTGGCTGGTGGCCGTCGGCGTCGTCTGCATCGCCGGTGCGTGGTTCTACACCGGCGGCAGCTCGCCCTACGGCTACCTCGGTTTCGGTGAGATCGCGGTATTCGTGTTCTTCGGTCTCGTCGCCGTGCTCGGCACCCAGTTCGTCACCGCCGACACCGTCGACTGGGTGGGACTGCTGTGCGCGGTGGCCGTCGGTTGCTTCTCCAGCGCCGTGCTGGTGGTGAACAACCTGCGCGACATCCCGTCGGACACCGAATCGGGCAAGATCACCCTCGCCGTCCGGCTCGGCGACGCCCGGACCCGCGTTCTGTTCGGCGCACTGCTCGCGGTGCCGCTGATCGTCTCGGTCGTACTGATCCCGGCCACCTGGTGGGCCCTCATCGGCCTGCTCGCCGCGCCACTGGCCTGGGTGGCCGCGGGGCCGGTGCGCACCGGCGCCATCGGACCGGCGCTGATCGTGTCGCTGGCCACCACCGGCCGGGCGATGCTGCTGTGGTCGGTCGCCACCGCCTGCGCGCTGGCCGTGGGCTAG